The sequence below is a genomic window from Streptococcus pantholopis.
AAGTCATTTTCTTTTGGCATTACTCTACATCTCCTTGATTAGTCTACTTCCAGTATATCAAAATATGCGGTATAGTCAATTTATCATAGAGCTGAGACACAATCCCTCTCAGCAATAAAAAAAAGAGCTATGCTCTTCTCAAAGTTGATAACTGAAATACCGATTAATTATCATCTAAAAAACTGTTAAAGACTTCCTCAATCATATTCCATTCAGCCTCTGAATCTTCCGGAATCGGCTGCAAATCCCCTTCTGTTCCATCCTCATTTTCGGTGTAGGCATAAGCTTGAATTTCAATTTCATCCTGATCAGCTTCTTCTGCACCGGCCGGAACCAAGAGAACATAATTTTTTCCAAACTCTTCCTGTCCGTCAATGGTCAGCAAAATTTCAAATAAAGTTTCATTTCCCTGTTCATCAACAAGTGTAATCACTTCATGCTCATGTTCATGCTTATGGTTATGCGCCATTCATTTCTCCTCAATTCTATCTGTTTTTAGATTTAAAAGTCATCCGATTCCAGTTTTAATAGTTACGGTCAAGATAATTCTGTAAAATCAGCTGAGCAGCAATTTTATCAATAACTTTTTTCCGTTTCCCGCGGCTAAGATCAGCTTCCTCAACCAGCATACGTTCTGCCTGCATAGTAGTCAGACGCTCATCTTGATAGTCAACCGGAAGCTTAAATAAGCTTTTTAGCTGATCGCCGTAGGCTCTGCTGGCCATAACACGCGGACCGCTGGTATTATTCATATTTTTGGGAAGACCGATGACAAATTTATCTACCTTGTATTCTTTTACTAATTCATTTAATCGGTCAAAACCAAACTCCCCTGCTTCTTCATTGATTTTAATAATTTCCAGACCTTGAGCTGTCATGCCTAAAAGATCGCTGACCGCGACTCCAACCGTTTTAGAACCAACGTCGAGACCCATTATTCTCATTTCAGATCAATTCCATTTCC
It includes:
- a CDS encoding DUF1292 domain-containing protein, coding for MAHNHKHEHEHEVITLVDEQGNETLFEILLTIDGQEEFGKNYVLLVPAGAEEADQDEIEIQAYAYTENEDGTEGDLQPIPEDSEAEWNMIEEVFNSFLDDN
- the ruvX gene encoding Holliday junction resolvase RuvX, which translates into the protein MRIMGLDVGSKTVGVAVSDLLGMTAQGLEIIKINEEAGEFGFDRLNELVKEYKVDKFVIGLPKNMNNTSGPRVMASRAYGDQLKSLFKLPVDYQDERLTTMQAERMLVEEADLSRGKRKKVIDKIAAQLILQNYLDRNY